One Chanodichthys erythropterus isolate Z2021 chromosome 22, ASM2448905v1, whole genome shotgun sequence DNA window includes the following coding sequences:
- the LOC137013295 gene encoding probable G-protein coupled receptor 34: MLQEGNLTTNESCKIHDGILSPFLPIGYIFIFCIGLLCNTVTLYIFFLRRHTDSSMAVYMRHLTMADTMLVLCLPVRVYYHNKVGPFYLCKVVGIFFYLNMYSSILFLSLISLDRYLKIIKPVWVFSIQKTKWSHMASYIVWVVLISGMIPFLTSNSLKHPCDKVCFHFHSKGTVGGIINLTTMVLFLVFYVAFFCFYVKITNKLRTMSMGNGDPKAQSRKKRVIVKTFLVQSIFTLCFLPYHVIRIPYILAQMNVIGDLQSQQLLHILNESTLLLSALNSCLDPIVYYFLSSAYRKTILCAIQGKFKNMHVLNRRRISINC; the protein is encoded by the coding sequence ATGTTGCAGGAAGGCAATTTAACCACAAACGAATCCTGCAAGATTCATGATGGCATACTTTCACCCTTCTTGCCCATTGGCTACATTTTCATCTTTTGCATCGGTCTGCTCTGCAACACCGTCACCCTTTACATATTTTTCCTTCGGCGGCATACAGACTCTTCCATGGCCGTATACATGCGACACCTTACCATGGCAGACACTATGCTGGTCTTGTGTTTGCCTGTCCGGGTTTACTACCACAACAAAGTAGGTCCCTTCTACTTGTGCAAGGTGGTGGGCATCTTCTTCTACTTGAACATGTATTCCAGCATCCTGTTCCTCAGCCTCATCAGTCTGGATCGCTACTTGAAAATCATCAAGCCTGTTTGGGTGTTCAGCATCCAAAAGACCAAGTGGAGCCACATGGCAAGCTACATCGTCTGGGTAGTCCTCATTTCCGGAATGATCCCCTTTTTGACAAGCAACAGCCTGAAACATCCGTGCGACAAAGTTTGCTTCCACTTCCACAGCAAGGGGACCGTCGGTGGGATCATTAACCTGACAACAATGGTGCTCTTCCTTGTTTTTTATGtggcctttttttgtttttatgtgaaGATCACTAATAAACTCAGGACTATGTCCATGGGTAATGGTGACCCTAAAGCACAGAGTCGCAAAAAGAGGGTCATCGTTAAGACTTTCTTGGTACAGTCCATTTTTACTTTGTGTTTCTTGCCTTACCATGTGATACGAATCCCATACATTCTGGCTCAGATGAATGTAATCGGGGATCTTCAGAGCCAACAACTGTTGCACATATTAAATGAGAGTACTTTGCTACTGTCTGCTCTAAATAGTTGTCTGGACCCAATTGTCTATTACTTCTTATCCAGTGCGTACAGGAAAACCATACTCTGTGCCATTCAGGGCAAGTTTAAAAACATGCATGTTTTAAACAGAAGGAGAATCAGCATAAACTGCTAA